From the Negativicutes bacterium genome, one window contains:
- a CDS encoding ISL3 family transposase, which yields MFKLDFITSILHLPERSLRLIKDNTFILTLPVVLHKCPHCNKPTTRIHSYRNQPVKSVFLFKTNYSLIYRKRRYFCNQCLKPFSELNNFISRYQRMSKATITSLVNEHGFLSSSTDIARRFNISTTTVQRIFKHIVPDSNKLSSAISIDEFKGNAGAKFQVVINDLVNYNCLNIIEDRSPDILYAKILEYPLAERLKVRHVSIDLSPAFKKMVEECFPNAKIAADKFHTVRMANDALDTIRKELQNTLPKEQRKYFKRSKYLLLSREKNLKTDNDRTALQIMLNYSDKLSAAYALKEAYFNIMDSKDSKEFTACLKQFQLAVEKQELKPFQKLLKTTIRWKSEIIHAIATGYNNGFTEGCNTTIKNLKRICYSFRSFVNFKRRIIFLLNNPDRKNQRKHRDSIGFCA from the coding sequence ATGTTTAAATTAGATTTTATCACATCTATTCTTCATTTACCAGAACGTAGTCTTCGCCTCATAAAGGATAATACTTTTATTCTCACACTTCCTGTTGTTTTACACAAATGTCCTCATTGTAATAAACCTACTACCAGGATTCACAGTTATCGTAATCAACCAGTAAAATCTGTTTTTCTTTTTAAAACCAATTACTCACTTATTTACCGTAAACGTCGTTACTTTTGTAATCAATGTTTAAAGCCTTTTTCTGAATTAAATAATTTTATTTCTAGATACCAGCGTATGTCAAAAGCCACTATTACTTCTCTTGTTAATGAACATGGTTTTCTTTCTTCTTCAACCGACATCGCAAGACGCTTTAATATATCTACTACTACAGTTCAACGTATATTCAAACATATTGTACCTGATTCAAATAAGCTTTCTTCTGCTATATCTATTGATGAATTTAAAGGTAATGCCGGCGCTAAGTTTCAAGTAGTTATTAATGATTTAGTAAATTACAATTGTCTAAATATTATTGAAGATCGTTCGCCAGATATTTTATATGCTAAAATTTTAGAGTATCCTTTGGCAGAACGTCTTAAAGTTCGTCATGTAAGTATTGATTTAAGTCCAGCTTTTAAAAAGATGGTGGAAGAATGTTTCCCTAATGCTAAAATTGCGGCAGATAAATTTCATACAGTTCGCATGGCAAATGATGCACTAGATACTATTCGTAAAGAGTTACAAAATACTTTGCCAAAAGAGCAACGTAAATATTTCAAACGGTCTAAATACTTACTGCTAAGTCGTGAGAAAAATTTAAAAACTGATAATGATAGAACTGCTTTGCAGATAATGCTTAACTATTCGGACAAGCTTTCAGCTGCTTATGCATTAAAAGAAGCTTATTTTAATATTATGGACAGTAAAGATAGTAAAGAATTTACTGCATGCTTAAAACAATTTCAGCTAGCAGTAGAAAAGCAGGAATTAAAGCCATTTCAAAAATTACTAAAGACAACAATAAGATGGAAGAGTGAGATTATTCATGCAATAGCAACTGGATATAATAATGGTTTTACTGAAGGATGTAATACGACCATAAAAAACTTAAAACGTATTTGCTATAGTTTTAGAAGCTTTGTAAATTTCAAACGGCGAATTATATTTTTATTAAATAACCCTGACCGTAAAAACCAACGAAAACATCGAGACTCTATAGGATTTTGTGCATGA
- the fetB gene encoding iron export ABC transporter permease subunit FetB, translated as MSELSLVLTYSLIIIAMILSYKGKVGLEKDLLIGSVRAVIQLSLIGVVLKYVFEIDNYFLTTVILIGMVYNATMVAAKRGGGLKKAKIISFVAILSGLVVTLGILLLVQAISYQPAQAIPVSGMVVGNSMVAMSLLLKNLQSSIKNSKDEIETKLCLGASPYQAVKPIISDSIKTAMLPTVDSMKTLGIVQLPGMMTGLILAGIEPTNAIKYQVMVAFMLSGAVTITAFIASFWAYRVFFTDKAQLKNI; from the coding sequence ATGAGCGAGTTATCATTGGTGCTGACCTATAGTTTAATAATAATTGCGATGATTCTTTCTTATAAAGGGAAGGTTGGCTTAGAAAAGGATTTATTGATTGGCAGTGTTAGGGCTGTAATACAATTATCGCTAATCGGGGTAGTGTTGAAATATGTTTTTGAAATTGATAATTATTTTTTAACGACGGTTATTTTAATTGGTATGGTTTATAATGCGACGATGGTAGCCGCGAAGCGAGGTGGTGGTTTAAAAAAAGCGAAAATAATTTCTTTTGTCGCTATTTTAAGCGGTCTTGTAGTCACTTTGGGGATATTATTATTGGTTCAGGCGATAAGTTATCAACCGGCCCAAGCTATACCAGTCAGTGGAATGGTGGTTGGTAACTCTATGGTGGCAATGAGTTTGCTACTGAAAAACTTACAAAGCAGTATTAAAAATTCTAAAGATGAAATTGAAACTAAATTGTGCTTAGGGGCTAGTCCGTATCAAGCGGTAAAGCCTATTATTAGTGATAGTATAAAAACCGCAATGCTACCAACGGTAGATTCTATGAAAACATTAGGAATTGTGCAGTTGCCGGGAATGATGACTGGACTCATTTTAGCTGGGATTGAACCGACTAATGCCATAAAATATCAGGTAATGGTAGCGTTTATGCTTAGTGGAGCGGTAACTATAACAGCGTTTATCGCTAGCTTTTGGGCATATCGGGTTTTCTTTACGGATAAGGCTCAACTAAAAAACATATAA
- a CDS encoding aquaporin family protein, whose translation MYENLLGEFLGTAVLLIFGCGVVANVLLTNSKGQNSGWIVITTGWAFAVLLGVFTAIATGAPQADLNPAVTLAKTMMGVYSANQAVMTMIAELCGGIVGAIVCWLVYLPHWEATEDAGLKLAVFATGPAIRNTGANLLCEIIATAMLILMIFAIFHANNGKFPAGFGPYLVAMLIWALGLSLGGPTGYALNPARDLGPRIAHAILPIAGKGSSDWGYAMVPVVGPMVGAVLAFVVGKAVGLF comes from the coding sequence ATGTACGAAAATCTTTTAGGCGAGTTTTTAGGAACTGCGGTATTACTTATTTTCGGTTGTGGCGTTGTTGCTAACGTTCTTTTAACAAATTCAAAAGGTCAAAACAGTGGTTGGATTGTTATCACTACTGGATGGGCTTTTGCGGTATTATTAGGTGTATTCACAGCTATTGCTACTGGTGCTCCACAAGCTGACTTAAACCCAGCTGTTACTTTAGCAAAAACTATGATGGGTGTTTATAGTGCAAACCAAGCAGTTATGACTATGATTGCTGAACTTTGCGGTGGTATCGTTGGTGCGATCGTTTGTTGGTTAGTATACTTACCACATTGGGAAGCTACAGAAGATGCTGGTTTAAAATTAGCAGTATTCGCAACTGGTCCTGCAATTCGCAATACTGGTGCAAACCTTCTTTGTGAAATTATTGCAACTGCAATGCTAATTCTTATGATTTTTGCAATCTTCCATGCTAACAATGGTAAATTCCCTGCAGGTTTTGGTCCTTACTTAGTAGCTATGTTAATCTGGGCTCTAGGCTTAAGCTTAGGTGGTCCTACTGGTTATGCTTTAAACCCAGCTCGTGACCTTGGTCCTCGTATTGCGCATGCTATCCTTCCTATCGCTGGTAAAGGTAGCTCCGATTGGGGTTATGCAATGGTTCCTGTAGTTGGTCCTATGGTTGGTGCAGTTCTTGCATTCGTTGTTGGTAAAGCAGTAGGTTTATTCTAA
- a CDS encoding LL-diaminopimelate aminotransferase — protein sequence MALINENYLKLPGSYLFSEIARRVNTFKNENPDADIIRLGIGDVTKPLPEACIKAMHEAVDEMSNPATFRGYGPEQGYEFLIQKIIECEYTTRNVDIAMDEVFVSDGSKSDVGNIQEIFGTDNIVAITDPVYPVYLDTNVMAGRTGILKDGVFEGVKYLPCNAENNFTPELPTEKVDLIYLCCPNNPTGTTLSKAELKKWVDYAKANSAIILFDAAYSAYITEDDVPRSIFEIEGAKEVAIEFKSFSKTAGFTGTRCAFTVIPKTVMGKTKNGENIPLNQLWNRRHTTKFNGTPYIIQKGACAVYSPEGLAQTKEMISYYMTNAKIIREGLIRAGITAFGGVNAPYIWLKTPNNLDSWSFFDKLLQEAHIVGTPGTGFGPAGEGYFRLTAFGNRENTEKAIERIKTRLSL from the coding sequence ATGGCTTTAATTAATGAAAACTATTTAAAACTACCTGGCAGTTATCTCTTTTCCGAGATTGCTCGTCGCGTTAACACTTTTAAAAACGAAAATCCAGACGCTGACATTATCAGATTAGGAATTGGTGATGTTACCAAACCTCTTCCTGAAGCATGTATTAAAGCAATGCATGAAGCAGTTGATGAAATGTCAAACCCTGCAACATTTCGTGGTTATGGTCCTGAGCAAGGCTATGAATTCTTAATTCAAAAAATCATTGAATGTGAGTATACTACCCGTAATGTTGATATTGCTATGGATGAAGTATTTGTTAGCGATGGTTCAAAAAGCGATGTTGGAAATATCCAAGAAATCTTCGGTACAGATAATATTGTAGCAATCACTGATCCGGTTTATCCTGTATATTTAGATACTAATGTTATGGCTGGCAGAACCGGAATTTTAAAAGACGGTGTTTTTGAAGGGGTTAAATACCTTCCTTGCAATGCTGAAAACAACTTTACCCCTGAGCTTCCTACTGAAAAAGTTGATCTTATTTATTTATGTTGTCCCAACAATCCCACTGGTACAACCTTATCAAAAGCTGAACTGAAAAAATGGGTTGATTATGCTAAGGCTAACTCTGCTATTATTTTATTTGACGCTGCTTATTCAGCTTATATCACTGAAGATGATGTTCCTCGTTCGATTTTTGAAATTGAAGGAGCTAAAGAGGTCGCGATTGAATTTAAATCATTTTCTAAAACTGCTGGTTTTACCGGTACGCGTTGCGCCTTTACTGTCATTCCTAAAACAGTTATGGGAAAAACTAAAAATGGTGAAAACATTCCATTAAATCAATTATGGAATCGTCGTCACACTACTAAATTCAATGGAACTCCTTACATCATTCAAAAAGGTGCTTGTGCGGTTTATTCTCCAGAAGGTTTAGCACAAACTAAAGAAATGATTAGTTATTATATGACAAATGCTAAAATAATCCGCGAAGGCTTAATCAGGGCCGGCATTACTGCTTTTGGTGGCGTAAATGCCCCTTACATTTGGCTCAAAACTCCTAACAATTTAGATTCATGGAGTTTCTTTGATAAATTATTACAAGAAGCTCATATTGTAGGAACTCCGGGAACAGGCTTCGGTCCAGCCGGTGAAGGTTATTTCCGTTTAACAGCCTTCGGCAATAGAGAAAACACTGAAAAAGCAATTGAACGAATTAAAACAAGATTATCATTATAA
- the glpK gene encoding glycerol kinase GlpK, whose product MTKKYVLALDQGTTSSRSILFDETSNIVAVAQKEFTQIFPKPGWVEHNANEIWSTQIGTMAEVIANAGIDPSEIAAIGITNQRETTVVWEKATGKPVYNAIVWQSRQTMAICDDIKAKGLADKFRQKTGLVVDAYFSGTKVKWILDNVEGARAKAEAGELLFGTIDTWLIWKLSGGKVHVTDYSNASRTLMYNIRDLKWDDELLEILTVPKSMLPEVRPSSEVYGLTAPAVFQGAEIPIAGAAGDQQAALFGQTCFRPGMAKNTYGTGCFMLMNTGSELYTSKNGLLTTIAWGIEGKVEYALEGSIFVAGSAVQWLRDGLKAIEAAQDSEYYAGKVTDAEGVYVVPAFVGLGAPYWDMKARGAILGLTRGTTKGHIIRATLDSMAYQTKDVLGAMEADSGIKLQALKVDGGAVANNLLMQFQSDILGVPVDRPVVTETTALGAAYLAGLAVGVWANKEDLIQNWQLNRRFEPTMGAEERAKLYAGWQKAVKRSMDWEE is encoded by the coding sequence ATGACTAAAAAGTATGTATTAGCTTTAGACCAAGGTACTACTAGCTCGAGATCAATTTTATTTGATGAAACTTCAAATATCGTTGCTGTTGCACAAAAAGAATTCACTCAAATTTTCCCTAAACCAGGTTGGGTTGAACATAATGCAAATGAAATTTGGTCAACTCAAATCGGAACAATGGCTGAAGTTATAGCTAACGCTGGTATTGACCCAAGCGAAATCGCTGCAATCGGTATCACTAACCAACGTGAAACTACTGTTGTTTGGGAAAAAGCTACAGGTAAACCAGTATACAACGCAATTGTATGGCAATCACGTCAAACAATGGCTATTTGTGATGATATCAAAGCTAAAGGATTAGCAGATAAATTCAGACAAAAAACTGGTCTTGTTGTTGATGCTTACTTCTCCGGAACAAAAGTTAAATGGATTTTAGACAATGTTGAAGGTGCTCGCGCTAAAGCTGAAGCTGGCGAGTTATTATTCGGAACAATTGACACTTGGTTAATTTGGAAATTATCCGGTGGTAAAGTTCATGTAACTGACTATTCAAATGCTTCTCGTACATTAATGTACAATATCCGTGATCTTAAATGGGATGACGAATTATTAGAAATTCTTACAGTTCCAAAATCAATGCTTCCAGAAGTTCGTCCTTCCAGTGAAGTTTATGGCTTAACTGCTCCTGCAGTATTCCAAGGTGCTGAGATTCCAATCGCTGGTGCTGCTGGTGACCAACAAGCTGCATTATTTGGACAAACTTGCTTCAGACCTGGTATGGCTAAAAACACTTATGGTACAGGTTGTTTCATGCTTATGAACACTGGTAGCGAATTATATACTTCCAAAAATGGTCTATTAACAACTATTGCTTGGGGTATTGAAGGCAAAGTTGAATACGCTTTAGAAGGTAGTATCTTCGTAGCTGGTTCTGCTGTACAATGGTTACGTGATGGCTTAAAAGCTATCGAAGCAGCACAAGATTCAGAGTACTATGCTGGTAAAGTTACTGATGCTGAAGGCGTATATGTAGTACCTGCATTCGTTGGCTTAGGAGCTCCTTACTGGGATATGAAAGCTCGTGGGGCAATCCTTGGTTTAACTCGTGGTACAACTAAAGGCCACATTATCCGTGCTACTCTTGATTCAATGGCTTACCAAACTAAAGACGTTTTAGGTGCAATGGAAGCTGATTCAGGAATCAAATTACAAGCATTAAAAGTTGATGGTGGCGCTGTTGCTAATAACTTATTAATGCAATTCCAAAGTGATATTTTAGGCGTTCCTGTAGATCGTCCAGTTGTTACTGAAACTACTGCATTAGGTGCTGCTTACTTAGCAGGTCTTGCAGTTGGTGTTTGGGCTAACAAAGAAGACTTAATCCAAAACTGGCAATTAAATAGACGTTTCGAGCCTACTATGGGTGCTGAAGAACGCGCTAAATTATATGCTGGTTGGCAAAAAGCTGTTAAACGTTCAATGGATTGGGAAGAATAA
- a CDS encoding glycerol-3-phosphate responsive antiterminator has product MVQKSICDKIFEEGAIIPAVRTVDDFKYAINNTKSISIILLFGDIIVLPSIIQEAQKHNKRILVHLDLLGGIGKDKAGIRYLARLGVTGAITTKPQLVKFAREEGMIVIQRFFVMDSEALKSGINLLRSCKPDAVEILPASVPKSIIDELYRETSLPILAGGLMNTMEDVQHALDNGIHAVSTSKKELWS; this is encoded by the coding sequence ATGGTACAAAAAAGTATATGTGATAAAATCTTTGAAGAAGGGGCAATAATCCCTGCTGTTAGAACTGTTGATGATTTTAAATATGCCATTAATAATACTAAATCAATCAGTATTATATTATTGTTTGGCGATATTATCGTATTGCCATCTATTATTCAAGAAGCGCAAAAACATAATAAGCGTATTTTGGTACATTTAGACTTATTAGGCGGTATTGGTAAAGATAAAGCTGGAATTCGCTATTTGGCACGATTGGGTGTAACAGGCGCGATTACCACTAAACCACAATTAGTTAAGTTTGCCCGCGAAGAAGGTATGATAGTAATTCAACGTTTCTTTGTAATGGATTCCGAGGCTTTGAAATCAGGAATTAACTTATTGAGAAGTTGCAAACCGGATGCGGTTGAAATTTTGCCGGCATCAGTGCCAAAAAGTATAATTGACGAATTATATCGTGAAACAAGTTTGCCGATATTAGCTGGTGGGCTGATGAATACAATGGAAGATGTACAGCATGCCTTAGATAACGGTATTCATGCTGTTAGTACCAGCAAAAAAGAGCTTTGGAGTTAA